In Listeria cossartiae subsp. cossartiae, the following proteins share a genomic window:
- the menC gene encoding o-succinylbenzoate synthase, with amino-acid sequence MYFQKARLIHAELPLIAPFKTSYGELKSKDFYIIELVNEDGICGYGELEAFPLPDYTEETLDTAISIVKQHLLPLLVRKEIRNPEEVHQLFSWIQGNEMAKAAVELAVWDAFAKSEQRSLAEMIGATNRSIAVGVSVGLQQDVGALVQLVERYVDEGYERVKLKIAPHKDIPFVAAVRKKFPNLSLMADANSAYNREDLFLLKELDQYNLEMIEQPFGTKDFVDHAWLQKQLKTRICLDENIRSLADVRQAHMLGSCQAVNLKLARVGGMSEALRIAEYCKDNHLLVWCGGMLEAGIGRAHNIALAAREEFVFPGDISASDRYFNEDIVSPAFTLTQGKLHVPVNQGIGVTLDFDVLQKYTISTEEILLNKGWS; translated from the coding sequence ATGTATTTTCAAAAAGCAAGGCTAATTCATGCAGAACTGCCGCTCATTGCCCCTTTTAAGACGAGTTATGGGGAATTGAAAAGTAAAGATTTTTATATTATTGAGCTGGTGAATGAGGACGGGATATGCGGATACGGGGAGTTGGAAGCTTTTCCGTTACCTGATTATACGGAAGAAACCTTAGACACTGCTATTTCTATTGTTAAGCAGCATTTGCTTCCACTTCTTGTGCGAAAAGAGATTCGTAATCCGGAAGAAGTGCATCAGCTATTTAGTTGGATTCAAGGAAATGAAATGGCGAAAGCGGCTGTTGAGCTTGCTGTTTGGGATGCTTTTGCAAAGAGTGAGCAGCGTTCTTTAGCTGAAATGATTGGCGCGACAAACCGTTCGATTGCCGTTGGTGTCAGTGTTGGTTTGCAGCAGGACGTGGGAGCATTAGTTCAATTAGTTGAGCGTTACGTGGATGAAGGTTATGAAAGAGTGAAATTAAAAATCGCTCCGCACAAAGATATTCCATTTGTAGCTGCTGTTCGCAAAAAATTTCCAAATCTAAGCTTGATGGCGGATGCGAATTCAGCGTATAATAGAGAAGATTTGTTTCTGTTAAAGGAATTAGATCAATACAATTTAGAAATGATTGAGCAGCCATTTGGAACTAAAGATTTTGTGGATCACGCTTGGTTGCAAAAACAATTAAAAACGCGGATTTGTTTGGATGAAAATATTAGGTCGCTAGCTGATGTAAGACAGGCGCATATGTTAGGTAGCTGTCAGGCGGTTAATTTAAAATTAGCGCGCGTTGGAGGTATGTCTGAGGCGCTCAGGATAGCTGAATATTGCAAGGATAATCATTTACTTGTCTGGTGTGGCGGGATGCTAGAAGCTGGGATTGGTAGAGCGCATAATATCGCGCTAGCTGCTAGAGAAGAATTTGTTTTCCCAGGAGATATTTCTGCATCAGATCGTTATTTTAACGAAGATATTGTTTCGCCAGCTTTTACGCTAACTCAAGGTAAACTTCATGTACCTGTTAACCAAGGTATTGGAGTGACGTTGGATTTTGACGTGTTACAAAAATATACTATTTCAACAGAAGAAATTTTGCTAAATAAAGGATGGAGCTGA
- a CDS encoding WecB/TagA/CpsF family glycosyltransferase, giving the protein MKKQEISILNIPFYNTTQAGFVEELYKATQNEERRFVVTANPEIVMHARTDKEFEGILRQADYIVPDGIGIIMASEKLGEPLKERVTGYDTMVGLLNKPLRCYFLGAKPEVSESVEAKVHEKYPQAIVCGVHHGYFDALESEAIAKVIAAAEPDVIFVALGSPAQEKWILSQMANFTKGIFIGVGGSFDVLTDNVKRAPKIWIKLKLEWVYRLLSNPSRWRRFFAIPQFMLVIRKERKRLKKGE; this is encoded by the coding sequence ATGAAAAAGCAGGAAATTTCAATTTTAAATATACCTTTTTATAATACGACGCAAGCAGGATTTGTGGAGGAGCTATATAAAGCAACGCAAAATGAGGAGCGGCGATTTGTAGTTACGGCTAATCCGGAAATTGTTATGCATGCTCGGACGGATAAAGAGTTCGAGGGTATTTTGCGGCAAGCTGATTATATTGTTCCTGATGGCATTGGAATTATAATGGCTTCTGAAAAACTTGGAGAGCCTTTAAAAGAACGTGTGACTGGTTATGATACGATGGTTGGTTTATTGAATAAGCCGCTGCGCTGTTATTTTCTAGGTGCGAAACCGGAAGTTAGTGAATCGGTCGAAGCAAAAGTACACGAAAAGTATCCGCAAGCTATCGTTTGTGGAGTGCATCATGGTTATTTTGATGCGTTAGAAAGTGAAGCAATCGCTAAGGTAATAGCTGCGGCAGAGCCAGATGTAATCTTTGTTGCGTTAGGTTCGCCTGCGCAAGAAAAATGGATTTTATCTCAGATGGCCAATTTTACTAAAGGTATTTTTATTGGTGTAGGAGGAAGCTTTGATGTTTTAACGGATAATGTGAAGCGCGCTCCAAAAATATGGATAAAATTAAAATTAGAATGGGTGTACAGGCTGCTTTCTAATCCTTCTCGCTGGAGACGTTTTTTTGCAATACCTCAATTTATGCTTGTTATTCGAAAAGAGCGCAAGCGTTTGAAAAAGGGTGAGTAA
- a CDS encoding single-stranded DNA-binding protein, whose translation MINQVTLVGRLTKEPELKWTTEDRAVLNLTLALNRFGKNKRVESDADFIQCVIWGKRAEATAEFCSKGQLVGIVGELQSRNYLNKEEQKIYITEVLVHQIRYLSSRNKEENVVNIPQEDEE comes from the coding sequence ATGATTAATCAAGTAACTTTAGTAGGGCGATTAACGAAAGAACCAGAATTGAAATGGACCACGGAAGACCGAGCTGTGTTGAACTTAACCCTCGCTTTGAACCGTTTCGGTAAAAATAAACGAGTAGAAAGTGATGCTGATTTTATTCAATGTGTTATTTGGGGCAAAAGAGCAGAAGCAACGGCGGAATTTTGCAGTAAAGGTCAATTAGTTGGTATTGTCGGTGAATTACAATCGCGGAATTATTTAAATAAAGAAGAGCAAAAAATCTATATTACCGAGGTATTAGTTCATCAGATTAGATATTTATCAAGCCGCAATAAAGAAGAAAACGTAGTGAATATCCCTCAGGAAGACGAAGAATGA
- a CDS encoding 3D domain-containing protein → MKKTVVAIAAGLIIAGSGSTQAFAAEYKVQDGDSLWKISNENNVSIKQLKEDNNLSSNLIFPNQTLQVNSGEEKATTSNDSKYTVVAGDTLSHIALNYGVTVNQLKSWNNLSSDLIIVGQKLSVGNNAASNENNTTADNSSNKVTEQPKEEKAAPATQKSTSSNEASSNSSSNSSAAQGNVSKEITVTATAYSKAEPGLSHMTATGIDLNDNPRVIAVDPSVIPLGSKVYVEGYGQAIAADTGGAIKGNKIDVHLNSVQEVNNWGVKQVKVQILD, encoded by the coding sequence ATGAAAAAAACAGTAGTAGCCATTGCGGCTGGTTTAATTATTGCAGGATCTGGTTCAACTCAAGCTTTTGCGGCTGAGTATAAAGTGCAAGATGGTGATTCGCTTTGGAAAATATCAAATGAAAATAATGTTTCTATAAAACAATTAAAAGAAGACAACAATTTAAGCTCTAACTTGATTTTTCCAAATCAAACACTACAAGTAAATAGTGGGGAAGAAAAAGCCACTACTAGCAATGATTCCAAATATACAGTTGTTGCTGGAGACACACTTAGCCATATCGCTTTAAATTATGGCGTAACAGTTAACCAATTAAAATCATGGAATAATCTTTCTTCTGACTTAATTATAGTCGGTCAAAAATTATCTGTTGGTAATAATGCGGCATCAAATGAAAATAATACAACAGCAGATAATTCCAGCAATAAAGTAACCGAACAACCAAAAGAAGAAAAAGCAGCACCAGCAACTCAAAAATCAACTTCATCTAATGAAGCATCTTCCAACAGCTCTTCTAACTCTTCCGCAGCTCAAGGGAATGTTTCAAAAGAGATTACAGTAACGGCAACTGCATATAGTAAAGCTGAGCCTGGCTTGAGCCATATGACAGCAACTGGTATTGATTTAAATGATAATCCACGGGTTATTGCGGTCGATCCATCTGTTATTCCTTTAGGATCAAAAGTATATGTTGAAGGATACGGACAAGCAATTGCAGCCGATACTGGTGGCGCGATTAAAGGAAATAAAATTGATGTACATTTAAACTCAGTACAAGAAGTTAATAACTGGGGCGTAAAACAAGTTAAAGTACAAATTTTAGATTAA
- the fabZ gene encoding 3-hydroxyacyl-ACP dehydratase FabZ, translating into MLDIKKIKEILPHRYPFLLVDRVISVEEGKKVTAIKNVTANEEFFNGHFPEYPVMPGVLIVEALAQTSGIAMMQSEANKGKIGLFAGIDGCRFKRQVVPGDQLLLEAEITRMRGAIAKAKVKATVEGDLVCEAEIMFALSDVPK; encoded by the coding sequence ATGTTAGATATTAAAAAAATCAAAGAAATCTTACCTCATCGTTATCCATTTTTATTAGTAGATAGAGTTATTTCTGTTGAAGAAGGCAAAAAAGTTACTGCTATAAAGAATGTAACGGCAAACGAAGAATTCTTTAATGGGCATTTTCCAGAGTATCCGGTTATGCCGGGTGTACTAATTGTAGAAGCATTAGCTCAAACAAGTGGAATTGCAATGATGCAAAGTGAAGCTAACAAAGGGAAAATTGGTTTGTTTGCTGGGATTGATGGTTGTCGTTTTAAACGTCAAGTTGTCCCAGGTGACCAATTATTACTTGAAGCTGAAATCACTCGCATGAGAGGCGCGATTGCAAAAGCAAAAGTGAAAGCGACCGTAGAAGGCGATTTGGTTTGTGAAGCGGAAATTATGTTTGCTTTATCAGATGTACCAAAATAA
- a CDS encoding glycosyltransferase family 4 protein, with protein MLIWSILISFAVGIIMVPIIRKFAFRINAVDTPRERHKHTKTTATLGGLAIFISFSVGMLLAPIDKSGFLPIYFGALIIITTGFIDDIFDLSPKWKMLGQILAALCVTVWGDITINFINVPFYGQLDFGYFAIPLSIIWIVAIVNALNLIDGLDGLAGGISIIALMTIAGMALLLKDAFVAPVALILAAAVAAFLIYNFPPASIFMGDTGALFLGYMIAVLSLMGFKNVTFISLLVPLIILGVPLSDTFFAIVRRLKERMPISSADRSHIHHRLMALGFTEKQTVLLIYCMALLFSMTGFVFSFSTAWGAMLLLLLLIFSIEIIVEFIGLIGEDYRPILNLLQKIHRKRK; from the coding sequence TTGCTAATATGGAGTATATTGATTAGCTTTGCAGTTGGTATCATTATGGTGCCGATAATAAGGAAATTTGCTTTTCGAATTAATGCGGTAGATACGCCGCGTGAAAGGCACAAACATACGAAGACAACAGCCACTTTAGGTGGATTAGCTATTTTTATAAGTTTTTCGGTAGGAATGCTCTTAGCACCAATAGATAAATCTGGTTTTCTGCCTATTTATTTCGGGGCTTTAATTATTATCACTACAGGTTTTATTGATGATATATTTGATTTATCGCCAAAATGGAAAATGCTCGGACAGATTTTAGCTGCTCTATGCGTAACTGTTTGGGGAGATATTACCATTAATTTTATTAACGTTCCTTTTTATGGACAATTGGATTTTGGGTATTTTGCGATTCCGTTATCGATTATATGGATTGTGGCAATTGTGAATGCGTTGAACTTAATTGATGGGTTAGATGGTCTTGCAGGCGGTATTTCTATTATTGCGTTAATGACGATTGCAGGTATGGCTTTGCTTTTAAAAGATGCCTTTGTTGCTCCAGTTGCGTTAATTCTTGCTGCGGCAGTTGCGGCATTCTTGATTTATAATTTTCCTCCAGCTAGTATTTTTATGGGGGATACGGGGGCGCTGTTTCTCGGTTATATGATTGCTGTTTTATCGCTTATGGGCTTTAAAAATGTTACTTTTATTTCGCTATTAGTGCCACTTATTATTTTGGGAGTACCTTTATCAGATACTTTTTTTGCGATTGTAAGGCGATTAAAAGAACGGATGCCAATCTCTTCAGCAGATCGGTCGCATATTCACCATAGATTAATGGCGCTTGGTTTTACAGAGAAACAGACGGTATTATTAATTTATTGTATGGCACTTTTATTTTCAATGACAGGATTTGTTTTTTCGTTTTCCACAGCTTGGGGAGCGATGCTATTACTTTTATTATTAATCTTTAGTATTGAAATTATTGTTGAATTTATTGGATTGATTGGGGAAGATTACCGGCCAATTCTTAATTTACTACAAAAGATACATCGAAAACGAAAATAA
- a CDS encoding LCP family protein, translated as MSKGTDDSRRSSKKYKRRRKILFWILIPVMCLVLAGVGYGTYLFSKTKLAADNSYDNVRNGKASTLRTNDVEPIKDSFSILIIGVDTSTTRAANGNPRSDSLILATFNVKDARVEMTSIPRDSYVHIEDSAKEIDKYTKINAAHAYGGPELTMKTVEEEFKIPIDYYVRFDFDAFLKIIDALDGIDVDVPVNFTEQDSKDNANAITLKKGPQHLNAEQALALARTRHIDSDIERGKRQQLIIKSIVSEATSVSSVSKYSDIIEVVGDNMKTNLTFNQMLSIAKFGMTNTIDIKSLNLKGDSNPMDGIYYYKLNESSVQSISNEFADELGIKQPFPGATPYADESSSKTSSSN; from the coding sequence ATGAGTAAAGGCACTGATGATAGCCGAAGAAGCAGCAAGAAGTACAAACGTAGACGAAAAATTTTATTCTGGATTCTAATTCCTGTGATGTGTTTAGTCCTTGCAGGTGTCGGATATGGCACTTATCTTTTTAGCAAGACGAAACTCGCAGCAGACAACTCTTATGATAATGTGAGGAACGGAAAAGCCTCCACACTTCGAACAAATGACGTTGAACCTATTAAAGACAGTTTTTCTATTTTAATTATTGGTGTTGATACAAGTACAACACGTGCAGCCAACGGGAATCCCCGAAGCGACTCATTGATCTTAGCAACTTTTAATGTTAAAGATGCACGTGTAGAAATGACAAGTATCCCTCGTGATTCATATGTTCATATTGAAGATTCCGCCAAAGAAATTGATAAGTACACAAAAATCAATGCAGCACACGCTTATGGTGGTCCAGAACTTACGATGAAAACTGTAGAAGAAGAATTCAAAATTCCAATCGATTATTATGTTCGTTTCGACTTTGATGCCTTCCTTAAAATTATTGATGCTTTAGATGGTATTGATGTAGATGTTCCAGTTAATTTCACGGAACAAGATTCTAAAGATAACGCTAATGCAATCACACTGAAAAAAGGTCCACAACACCTTAACGCTGAACAAGCTTTAGCACTAGCTCGTACTAGACACATCGATAGCGATATCGAACGTGGTAAACGACAACAATTAATCATTAAATCTATTGTAAGTGAAGCAACATCTGTTTCTTCTGTAAGTAAATATTCCGATATCATTGAAGTTGTTGGCGATAACATGAAAACCAACTTAACTTTCAATCAAATGCTTTCTATCGCAAAATTTGGAATGACTAATACTATTGATATTAAATCCCTCAACTTAAAAGGGGACAGCAACCCAATGGATGGCATTTATTACTACAAACTTAATGAAAGCTCTGTCCAAAGTATTTCCAACGAATTTGCCGATGAACTTGGAATTAAACAACCATTCCCTGGCGCAACACCATATGCCGATGAAAGTTCTAGCAAAACAAGCAGTTCTAACTAA